Within the Rhodopirellula halodulae genome, the region GAGATCGGATTGCTCCGACACACGGGCTTCCTTCCACGTTTCCAGATCCGATGTTTGATAAGCGTTCATGTTCAACGCCCCCACGACCATCTGCTGCAACGCCGGCAAATAGATGACTCCCGCAATGGGGAATTCATCACACTCGACGGCCAGCAGCGTGCTGTAGAGCGGCACGCCACAAATGAACGACTTGGTCCCGTCGATCGGATCGACGACCCAGCGATACCGGCTGGCACCTTCGCTGTCGGCGAACTCTTCCCCTGCGATCGCGTCATCCGGAAATTGTTTGGCCACCAGTTCGCGAACCAATTGTTCTGCTTCGCGGTCCGCGATCGTGACCGGCGAATCATCCGATTTGTGGTCCACGGACAGCGATGGTTTGCCATAGTGCGTCAACGTGTGCTGCCCGGCTTGGCGAGCGATCTCGACCATCGCGGTCAATCGCCCGTCGTGTTCCGATTGCCATTGAGCAGGTGTCCAATCCGACATGAATCTCAGAGGTGTTGGAGGTACGAAATCAATTCGCCGACCGATTCGGTCGCACCATCTGAAGGGATCGCGGCGGAACGCACCAGAGGTCGCTCAGCGAACGGATTCGCCCTCGCCGTTGATGGCGGAAATGGAATTGGCAGGAATCACCGTGGCATTGGTCCCGCCCAGCATCTCATCAGTAATTTGCAGCACGACCACCTGTTCTTTCAGCGTCACGTTTTCTCTCGAACGCACCTGCAAACGCACTTGGTATTTGCCGGCGACCAAATCGTCGGGAACAAAAAACT harbors:
- the hisN gene encoding histidinol-phosphatase, with the translated sequence MSDWTPAQWQSEHDGRLTAMVEIARQAGQHTLTHYGKPSLSVDHKSDDSPVTIADREAEQLVRELVAKQFPDDAIAGEEFADSEGASRYRWVVDPIDGTKSFICGVPLYSTLLAVECDEFPIAGVIYLPALQQMVVGALNMNAYQTSDLETWKEARVSEQSDLSRAVFVTSEAKTFGERGEGDRGDTDVFETLQRDTWLTRTWGDGYGYAMVATGRADLMVDPICNAWDVAAIAPILAEAGGRFTSWKGVDTVRGGDGVGTNGHLHDAVLQRLQTKP